The following proteins are encoded in a genomic region of Natrinema sp. DC36:
- a CDS encoding AIM24 family protein: protein MNVDEFVSANEPKDGGETFQLENGKLLDVDLDGSVTAKAGSMIAYDGDISFKGKSSAEGGITGFLKEKATSEGTPVMEATGTGHLYLADREKKIQILELDAGQSISVNGNDVLAFESSVNYEIRTIKSIAGFSAGGMTNVFLEGPGSVAITTHGEPLVLTPPVRTDPSATVAWSGTTPGSHVDGALSNMIGQSSDETYQLEFTGSEGFVVVQPYEEHAPQQ from the coding sequence ATGAACGTCGATGAATTCGTCAGCGCGAACGAACCGAAAGACGGCGGCGAGACCTTCCAGCTCGAGAACGGCAAGCTACTGGACGTCGACCTCGACGGTTCGGTAACTGCCAAGGCCGGATCGATGATCGCGTACGACGGGGATATCTCCTTCAAGGGGAAGTCCTCCGCCGAAGGCGGAATCACCGGCTTCCTCAAGGAGAAAGCCACGAGCGAGGGAACGCCGGTGATGGAGGCGACCGGAACGGGTCATCTTTATCTGGCGGATCGGGAGAAGAAGATCCAGATCCTCGAACTCGACGCCGGCCAGTCGATCTCGGTCAACGGGAACGACGTGCTCGCGTTCGAGTCGAGCGTGAACTACGAGATCCGAACCATCAAGAGCATCGCCGGCTTCTCGGCTGGCGGCATGACCAACGTCTTTCTCGAGGGTCCCGGCAGCGTCGCGATCACGACCCACGGCGAGCCGCTGGTCCTGACACCCCCCGTCAGAACCGATCCCAGTGCGACCGTCGCCTGGAGCGGGACCACCCCCGGCAGTCACGTCGACGGCGCCCTCTCGAACATGATCGGGCAGTCCTCGGACGAGACCTACCAGCTCGAGTTCACCGGCTCGGAGGGTTTCGTCGTCGTCCAGCCCTACGAGGAGCACGCGCCACAGCAGTAG
- a CDS encoding sodium:calcium antiporter gives MRRRALGAISAAVALTLPWVAVVVATDLLPWLATALGFDYRAPAALRTLSTLSTVIVTGVAVLGAAFLLAWAAETAEKDVPQAFAIAVLAVLAVAPEYAVDALYAWNAGVFAGTERGVEAGNLAVANMTGANRILIGIGWAGVALFTIFRRGSSADPAVENRPGFLTDVVILDREIGLEIVFLLIATLWAFLVPLNGGIDIFDMLFLVGLYVCYIAVILRGEVEPDMDHVGVPAYLQGFSRPGRIATVLVLFAYSGVMIFTAVEPFAHGLEELGESVGIPSFFMIQWIAPLASEAPELIVVVYLVNKARSTAGFNALISSKLNQWTLLIGTLVVVHSLALGRYGVLAFDFKQSAEIWLTAAQSFFAVSLLVRFEISVREALVLLVLFLSQVLLEFAIIREYVSLPVSSTELLLVYTAIYMVLGTALFVSRRRAFGRLVRRTAGTIGDAMPMGGDRPASVDD, from the coding sequence ATGAGACGACGAGCGCTCGGCGCGATTTCGGCCGCGGTCGCACTGACACTCCCCTGGGTCGCCGTAGTGGTGGCTACCGATCTCCTCCCCTGGCTCGCGACGGCCCTCGGGTTCGACTATCGAGCACCGGCTGCGCTCCGAACGCTCTCGACGCTCAGCACGGTGATCGTGACCGGAGTCGCCGTCCTCGGTGCGGCGTTCCTCCTCGCGTGGGCCGCCGAAACCGCCGAAAAGGACGTGCCACAAGCGTTCGCGATCGCGGTCCTCGCCGTGTTGGCGGTCGCGCCAGAGTACGCCGTCGACGCCCTCTACGCGTGGAACGCGGGCGTGTTCGCGGGAACCGAACGAGGAGTCGAGGCCGGCAACCTGGCGGTCGCCAACATGACCGGCGCGAACCGGATCCTCATCGGCATCGGCTGGGCCGGCGTCGCTCTCTTTACGATCTTCCGCCGGGGGTCGTCGGCCGATCCCGCCGTCGAGAACCGCCCCGGCTTCCTCACCGACGTCGTCATCCTCGATCGAGAAATCGGCCTCGAGATCGTGTTTCTCCTCATCGCGACGCTCTGGGCGTTCCTCGTCCCGCTCAACGGCGGGATCGACATCTTCGACATGCTGTTTCTAGTCGGCCTCTACGTCTGCTACATCGCGGTTATCCTCCGCGGCGAGGTCGAACCGGACATGGACCACGTCGGCGTGCCGGCGTACCTTCAGGGCTTCTCCAGACCGGGCCGAATCGCGACCGTCCTCGTGCTCTTCGCCTACTCCGGCGTGATGATCTTCACCGCCGTCGAGCCCTTCGCACACGGGCTCGAGGAACTCGGCGAGAGCGTCGGTATCCCCTCCTTCTTCATGATTCAGTGGATCGCGCCGCTGGCCTCCGAAGCGCCGGAGCTCATCGTCGTCGTCTACCTGGTGAACAAGGCGCGCTCGACGGCGGGCTTCAACGCCTTGATCTCGTCGAAGCTCAACCAGTGGACGCTACTCATCGGGACGCTCGTCGTCGTCCACTCCCTCGCGCTGGGTCGCTACGGCGTCCTCGCCTTCGACTTCAAGCAATCCGCGGAGATCTGGCTGACCGCCGCCCAGTCCTTCTTCGCCGTCTCGCTGCTGGTCCGGTTCGAAATCTCGGTCAGGGAGGCGCTCGTCCTGCTCGTCCTGTTCCTCTCGCAGGTCCTCCTCGAGTTCGCCATCATTCGGGAGTACGTTTCGCTCCCCGTCTCGAGTACGGAACTCCTGCTCGTCTACACCGCGATCTACATGGTCCTCGGGACGGCGCTGTTCGTCAGCCGGCGACGAGCGTTCGGTCGTCTCGTGCGGCGAACGGCGGGGACCATCGGCGACGCGATGCCGATGGGTGGAGACCGTCCGGCCAGCGTCGACGACTGA
- a CDS encoding alpha/beta hydrolase: MRRETFNRAGKRDLVFVLGWGNRIEHENVRWLVDRLVEADYRVTVFQIPTVVTDFGTEWVKPVAEYVDDLEHYRLLTHSTGGLVAEYLEGAEHRVYLSPWWGFHADMRNPLVSLAMKLPLPWSILPTGGTDREMLGELATDRQLEDTPNRIAPTFLREAKRAQSHLPPFQFEATGVVFYTPDDAVVSAATIEDGPAALE; this comes from the coding sequence ATGCGACGCGAAACGTTCAATCGGGCCGGAAAGCGCGACCTCGTCTTCGTGCTGGGGTGGGGGAACCGGATCGAACACGAGAACGTGCGGTGGCTCGTCGATCGGCTCGTCGAGGCCGACTACCGCGTCACCGTCTTTCAGATTCCGACCGTCGTCACCGACTTCGGAACGGAGTGGGTGAAGCCCGTCGCGGAGTACGTCGACGACCTCGAACACTATCGGCTGCTGACCCACAGCACGGGCGGCCTCGTCGCCGAGTATCTCGAGGGGGCCGAGCACCGAGTCTACCTGAGTCCGTGGTGGGGGTTCCACGCGGACATGCGGAACCCGCTCGTCTCGCTGGCGATGAAGCTCCCTCTCCCATGGTCGATTCTCCCGACCGGGGGTACGGACCGCGAGATGCTGGGCGAGCTCGCCACCGACCGACAACTCGAGGACACCCCGAACCGCATCGCGCCGACCTTCCTGCGGGAGGCAAAGCGCGCCCAGTCACACCTGCCGCCGTTTCAATTCGAGGCGACCGGCGTCGTCTTCTACACGCCGGACGACGCCGTCGTCAGCGCCGCGACGATCGAGGACGGCCCCGCGGCGCTGGAGTGA
- a CDS encoding ion transporter — protein sequence MTIESPPGGRDVRETVRFYLLDHRTALGKTIDITLLVLNLVFVAVFVAETYPLSVELQSRLWQLEIAIAVVFLMEYVLRLYGAANRLEEATDPYTVVDLIAILPTFLVVLLPGVAMVANVGFLRVVRVVRVLRFYRFTQDAEFFFGTISDNALRALQLLLTVLVLLFVSAGLFYSAEHVVNPDVSTFGDAFYFVVVALSTVGFGDIVPITTAGRWVTVAAILAGIIVIPWQASKIIREWSHREKINVTCPNCGLSYHDRDASHCKACGHVIYQEHDSRE from the coding sequence ATGACGATCGAATCGCCGCCCGGCGGCCGTGACGTTCGGGAAACCGTCCGCTTCTATCTCCTGGATCACCGGACTGCGCTGGGAAAGACGATCGACATCACGCTGTTGGTACTCAACCTCGTCTTCGTCGCCGTCTTCGTCGCGGAAACCTATCCGCTCTCCGTCGAGCTTCAGTCTCGGCTCTGGCAACTCGAGATAGCGATCGCCGTCGTGTTTCTGATGGAGTACGTTCTTCGACTCTACGGTGCGGCGAATCGCCTCGAGGAGGCCACCGATCCCTACACCGTGGTCGACCTGATCGCAATTCTTCCGACGTTCCTCGTGGTGTTGCTGCCGGGCGTCGCGATGGTCGCCAACGTCGGCTTCCTGCGCGTGGTTCGGGTCGTCCGTGTCCTCCGATTTTACCGCTTTACGCAGGACGCGGAGTTCTTCTTCGGGACGATTTCGGATAACGCCTTACGCGCGCTGCAGTTGCTGTTGACGGTGCTGGTGCTCCTCTTCGTCTCTGCGGGCCTGTTCTACAGCGCGGAACACGTCGTCAACCCCGACGTCAGTACGTTTGGCGACGCGTTCTACTTCGTCGTGGTAGCGCTGTCGACCGTCGGATTCGGCGATATCGTTCCGATTACGACCGCGGGACGGTGGGTCACGGTGGCAGCGATCCTGGCCGGTATCATCGTTATCCCGTGGCAGGCGAGCAAGATCATCCGCGAGTGGAGCCATAGGGAGAAGATCAACGTCACGTGCCCGAACTGTGGGCTCTCGTATCACGACCGCGATGCGTCACACTGCAAGGCGTGTGGCCACGTCATCTATCAGGAGCACGACTCGCGCGAGTAG
- a CDS encoding choline dehydrogenase, which yields MEGEERSADYVIVGAGPAGCVLANRLSADADTEVLLLEAGTPDENREIGIPAAFSDLFQSGVDWNYHTAAQSELNDRELYWPRGKTLGGSSSINAMIYVRGQPEDYDHWADLGNDGWGYEEVLPSFMRAEDNERGPSDSHSISGPRHVADLRSPNELSEAFVDAGRAVGLPHNEDFNAGEQDGVGFYQVTQKDGRRHSAADAYLKPALDRPNLTAVTGARVTRVRFDGTNAVGVEYARDDADGSPATVDATEEVILSAGAVNSPHLLMLSGVGPADHLAEHGISVVEDLPGVGRNLQDHLQVGVNYACEKPITLADADSIRNLLTFLVLKTGPLTSNIAEAGGFATVTEDADRPDIQFHFAPSYFVDHGFDNPDGHGFSLGALRLRPDSRGRIALESADPFDEPAIDPQYLTEGDDLEVLLEGLKLVREILQAEPFDEYRGAEVLPGSDVQSDEGLIEHIRETAETLYHPVGTCKMGDDDTAVVDDRLRVRGLEGLRVVDASVMPTITSGNTDAPTTMIAEKAADFVRNGA from the coding sequence ATGGAAGGGGAAGAACGATCCGCCGATTACGTGATCGTCGGCGCGGGGCCGGCGGGATGTGTGCTCGCGAACAGGTTGTCGGCTGACGCCGACACCGAGGTACTGCTGCTCGAGGCCGGGACGCCGGACGAGAACCGCGAGATCGGCATTCCGGCGGCGTTCTCGGACCTGTTCCAGTCGGGAGTCGACTGGAACTATCACACCGCGGCCCAGTCGGAACTCAACGACAGGGAACTCTACTGGCCCCGCGGGAAGACGCTGGGCGGCTCGAGTTCGATCAACGCGATGATCTACGTACGCGGCCAGCCCGAAGACTACGATCACTGGGCGGACCTGGGAAACGACGGCTGGGGGTACGAGGAAGTTCTTCCCTCTTTCATGCGGGCCGAAGACAACGAGCGCGGCCCCTCGGATTCCCACTCGATCAGCGGGCCGCGCCACGTCGCCGACCTCCGGTCGCCGAACGAACTCAGCGAGGCGTTCGTCGATGCCGGACGGGCGGTCGGCCTGCCCCACAACGAGGACTTCAACGCCGGCGAGCAGGACGGGGTCGGCTTCTACCAGGTCACCCAGAAGGACGGCCGTCGCCACAGCGCCGCCGACGCGTACCTGAAACCGGCGCTGGATCGGCCGAACCTGACCGCGGTGACGGGAGCGCGAGTGACGCGGGTCCGCTTCGATGGGACGAACGCCGTCGGCGTGGAGTACGCTCGAGACGATGCCGACGGGAGTCCCGCGACGGTCGATGCGACCGAGGAAGTCATCCTCTCGGCCGGTGCCGTCAACTCGCCCCACTTGCTCATGCTCTCCGGCGTCGGCCCGGCGGACCACCTCGCGGAACACGGTATTTCCGTCGTCGAAGACCTCCCCGGCGTCGGTCGAAATCTGCAGGATCACCTGCAGGTCGGGGTCAACTACGCGTGCGAGAAACCGATCACCCTCGCGGACGCGGACTCGATCCGGAACCTCCTCACGTTCCTGGTGTTGAAGACGGGACCGCTCACCTCGAACATCGCCGAAGCGGGCGGCTTCGCGACCGTCACCGAGGACGCCGACCGGCCCGATATCCAGTTTCACTTCGCACCGTCGTACTTCGTCGATCACGGGTTCGACAACCCCGACGGGCACGGCTTCTCCCTGGGCGCGCTCCGGCTCCGTCCCGACAGCCGCGGCCGGATCGCGCTCGAGTCCGCCGACCCCTTCGACGAACCGGCCATCGACCCGCAGTATCTGACCGAGGGCGACGATCTCGAGGTGCTTCTCGAGGGGCTCAAACTGGTCCGGGAGATCCTGCAGGCGGAGCCGTTCGACGAGTATCGCGGGGCGGAGGTCCTCCCCGGCTCCGACGTGCAGAGCGACGAGGGGCTGATCGAGCACATCCGCGAGACGGCCGAGACGCTGTACCATCCCGTCGGTACCTGCAAGATGGGCGACGACGACACGGCCGTCGTCGACGACCGGCTCCGGGTCCGCGGGCTCGAGGGGTTGCGCGTCGTCGACGCCTCGGTGATGCCGACGATCACGAGCGGCAACACGGACGCGCCGACGACGATGATCGCCGAGAAGGCGGCCGATTTCGTTCGGAACGGTGCCTGA
- a CDS encoding LEA type 2 family protein produces MVRRRTGIVIFVAVVLLVATAAYGVLAVDRPQVESVDNEWGTVTNDRTEVETRIGVDNPLLLRVGDAAADVSYTVSMNDIEFATEQENRVHLAGDESTVTVSTWLDNDEIPAWWASHINNNETTTVRVEPDVVVDYAGIQLPADDWTQTRTVHTDLLEPLETNESQEFQAFGRTVMVVNDTNAAWGNATVNRTPIDASATVTNPTPIPVPLTEIRYTVQLNGIVVGRGTAAEQTVLEPDSTQPLEATAAINNSRLDEWWVTHLRNDETSNLTVDFDATLEYGGVERTVPLEFISYERTFQTDLFGTADSSANESARNESTSAMRPIDP; encoded by the coding sequence ATGGTCCGTCGTAGAACGGGAATCGTGATTTTCGTCGCAGTCGTCCTGCTCGTCGCAACCGCGGCCTACGGCGTCCTCGCCGTGGACCGCCCGCAGGTCGAATCGGTCGACAACGAGTGGGGAACCGTCACGAACGACCGAACCGAAGTCGAAACGCGGATCGGCGTCGACAATCCGCTGTTGCTCCGCGTCGGCGACGCCGCGGCGGACGTCTCGTACACGGTCTCGATGAACGACATCGAATTCGCGACGGAGCAGGAAAACCGCGTCCACCTCGCTGGCGACGAGAGCACCGTCACCGTCTCGACGTGGCTCGACAACGACGAGATCCCGGCGTGGTGGGCCTCCCACATCAACAACAACGAGACGACGACGGTACGCGTCGAACCGGACGTGGTCGTCGACTACGCCGGCATCCAACTCCCGGCAGACGACTGGACGCAAACCCGGACGGTCCACACGGACCTGCTCGAGCCACTCGAAACGAACGAAAGTCAGGAGTTTCAGGCGTTCGGCCGGACGGTGATGGTCGTCAACGACACGAACGCGGCGTGGGGGAACGCCACCGTGAACCGAACGCCGATCGACGCGTCAGCGACGGTGACCAACCCGACGCCGATCCCGGTACCGCTCACGGAAATCAGGTACACGGTCCAGTTGAACGGAATCGTCGTCGGACGGGGAACCGCCGCCGAACAGACCGTGCTGGAGCCCGACAGTACGCAACCGCTCGAGGCGACTGCGGCCATCAATAACTCCAGGCTCGACGAGTGGTGGGTCACGCACCTTCGGAACGACGAGACGTCGAATCTGACCGTCGACTTCGACGCGACCCTCGAGTACGGCGGCGTCGAACGTACGGTTCCGCTCGAGTTCATCTCGTACGAACGAACCTTCCAGACGGACCTGTTCGGCACAGCGGACTCGAGTGCGAACGAGTCAGCGAGGAACGAGTCGACGAGTGCGATGAGGCCGATCGATCCGTGA
- a CDS encoding pyridoxamine 5'-phosphate oxidase family protein codes for MTDFRGTWTEDEVEEFLQEATIPIRIATRRPDDSPWLVTLWYRYRDGALECATGANADVVRFLRHDPEVAFDISTNDVPYRGIRGNGTVELSSDSDKTVLRDLIERYLGGTGSPLARRLLDDDRDEVRIRLEPRAVYSWDYSERMGKGTGEKSE; via the coding sequence ATGACCGACTTCCGCGGAACGTGGACCGAAGACGAGGTCGAGGAGTTCCTGCAGGAGGCGACGATCCCGATCCGAATCGCCACCCGACGGCCGGACGACTCGCCGTGGCTCGTCACGCTGTGGTACCGCTATCGCGACGGCGCGCTCGAGTGTGCGACGGGGGCGAACGCGGACGTAGTACGCTTCCTCCGACACGATCCCGAAGTCGCCTTCGACATCTCGACCAACGACGTCCCCTACCGCGGGATCAGGGGGAACGGAACCGTCGAACTCTCGTCCGATAGCGACAAGACGGTCTTGCGAGACCTCATCGAGCGATACCTCGGCGGGACGGGGTCCCCGCTCGCACGGCGATTGCTCGACGACGACCGCGACGAGGTTCGCATCCGACTCGAGCCGCGAGCGGTCTACAGCTGGGACTATAGCGAACGGATGGGGAAAGGAACGGGCGAAAAATCCGAATAA
- a CDS encoding FAD-dependent oxidoreductase, giving the protein MSGKYDLVIVGGGISGASLLYTTAKFTDIDSIALIEKESEIAAINSHHTNNSQTLHFGDIETNYTLEKAEEVKEGAELLAGYLENTDPDREMHAKRSKMVLGVGDEEVAELEQRYEDDGFGDLYPKLRPIGREEIGEIEPKVVEGRDPSKDMLALQTPDGYVVDYGETTKSFVAEAEEEANVDVFTGTEVTDITPTLDGYTIETDDGRFDCDATVVAAGSHSLQIAKELGYGQDKVLLPIAGSFFLADDLLNGKVYTLQMKKLPFAAVHGDADVHDASITRFGPTAKLVPTLERGRITTVKDFLDVFGLNAAAFLSYANILSDRILLPYVLRNLVYDLPNVGRKQFLPHVQKVVPSVELEDIERAKGYGGVRPQIVDTKNKSLDMGEAKIVGDDVIFNITPSPGASTCLKNAMRDTHTVLEFLGDEYEFDESAFREETIDNFPRGDDSDGPKAVKPSADD; this is encoded by the coding sequence ATGTCTGGCAAATACGACCTCGTAATCGTCGGCGGAGGTATCAGTGGTGCATCACTTCTATACACGACCGCGAAGTTCACTGATATCGACTCGATCGCGCTGATCGAGAAGGAATCGGAGATCGCAGCGATCAACTCCCACCACACGAACAACTCCCAGACCCTCCACTTCGGGGATATCGAGACCAACTACACGCTCGAGAAGGCCGAAGAGGTCAAAGAGGGGGCGGAACTCCTCGCGGGGTATCTGGAGAACACCGATCCGGACCGGGAGATGCACGCCAAGCGCAGCAAGATGGTGCTCGGCGTCGGTGACGAGGAGGTCGCGGAACTCGAGCAACGGTACGAGGACGACGGCTTCGGCGACCTCTACCCGAAGCTTCGACCGATCGGTCGCGAGGAGATCGGCGAGATCGAGCCGAAGGTCGTCGAGGGCCGCGATCCCTCGAAGGACATGCTCGCGCTGCAGACGCCGGACGGCTACGTCGTCGACTACGGCGAGACGACGAAGTCGTTCGTCGCCGAGGCCGAGGAGGAGGCGAACGTCGATGTCTTCACCGGCACGGAAGTCACGGACATCACGCCGACGCTGGACGGCTACACGATCGAGACGGACGACGGCCGCTTCGACTGTGACGCGACCGTCGTCGCGGCTGGCTCGCACAGCCTCCAGATCGCGAAGGAACTCGGCTACGGCCAGGACAAGGTCCTGCTCCCCATCGCCGGGAGCTTCTTCCTCGCGGACGACCTCCTGAACGGGAAGGTTTACACGCTCCAGATGAAGAAGCTGCCCTTCGCCGCCGTCCACGGCGACGCGGACGTCCACGACGCCTCGATCACGCGGTTCGGGCCGACCGCGAAGCTCGTCCCGACGCTCGAGCGCGGCCGTATCACGACCGTCAAAGACTTCCTCGACGTGTTCGGACTGAACGCGGCGGCGTTCCTGAGCTACGCCAACATCCTCTCGGATCGGATCCTCCTGCCGTACGTGCTCCGGAACCTCGTCTACGACCTCCCGAACGTCGGCCGGAAACAGTTCCTGCCCCACGTCCAGAAGGTCGTCCCGAGCGTCGAACTCGAGGACATCGAACGTGCCAAGGGCTACGGCGGCGTCCGCCCGCAGATCGTCGACACGAAGAACAAGTCCCTCGATATGGGCGAGGCGAAAATCGTCGGCGACGACGTCATCTTCAACATCACGCCGTCGCCGGGCGCTTCGACGTGTCTCAAGAACGCGATGCGGGACACGCACACGGTGCTCGAGTTCCTCGGCGACGAGTACGAGTTCGACGAGTCGGCGTTCCGCGAGGAGACGATCGACAACTTCCCGCGCGGCGACGACTCCGACGGACCGAAGGCGGTCAAACCCAGCGCCGACGACTGA